TCACCTACTAATGCAGCAACCGAACCTGCCCCGATCAACACAATCGGCAACACAATCGGTAAGAATGATTTGAACGTAGAAGGCATTTTACCAAAAGACTTAATAATTTCATCGTAATCCAGTGCCGGTTCATCATCTGCCTCAACTCGAATTTTTGATGCCACTTTCGTTGCCCAAATATAGCCTACAATTGTCGCTGGAATAGCAACGATTAATCCCATTAAAATAATCGTACCTAAATAATCTGTCGCACCAATATTCCCTGCAGCCGCAATTGGTCCAGGAGTAGGCGGCACGAGTACGTGTGTTGCATATAAACCAGTAGCTAAAGCAACTGCCATTGAAGCAATTGTTACGCCTGCACGTTTAGCCAGCGCTTTCTTTAAACTCGTTAAAATAATATAGCCTGAATCGCAAAATACCGGAATGGATACAATGTAGCCAATGATCGACATTGCTAATTGCGGTCGTTTCGGTCCGATTACCCGCAATACGACTTCAGCCATACGATATGCAGCACCGGATTTTTCTAATATAATTCCAATAATTGTACCTGCTACGATGACGATACCGATACTCGTCATCAGTCCTCCAAAACCTATGTTAATACTCTCTACAACTGTTAGTAAAGGCATACCTGCTGCAATACCAACAAAGAATGAACTAATTAATAATGCAAGAAACGGATGCAGTTTTAGTTTTGCCGTTGCAAAGACAATGAACAACACACCAATCAGAATAATTAGAAACAACACTTCTTCCCCACTCCTTTATATTAGTCTTTTTATTAAATCCATAACCTTTTGATCCAGATAAAAGCTTGGATTATTCAATGATTGCTCCACTGAAATTTCCTCACTAACAATGCTTTCAACCTGATGAAAATAGGTTTTTAGCATATGAGAATTTTCGATCATTCCTGAAAGTAAAATGGTAGGAACACCTTGTTCTTTAGCCAGCTTAGCAACCCCTATTGGAGCTTTCCCAGAAAGTGTTTGTTCATCCGATTTCCCTTCACCTGTTATAACAAAATCCGCGTGTTCCAGATGATTTGAAAATTGCACTGCTTCCAGCACAATATCTACACCAGGCTTAAATTGGTGAGGAAAAAATGCCATAAATGCAGAGCCTATTCCGCCCGCTGCACCAGCTCCTGCACAATGACGGACTTTTACATTTTGCTGTGATTCAATTATAGAAATATAATGTTTTAAATTTTGATCAAATATATTAATATCATGCTGATTTACTCCTTTTTGCGGACCAAATACGGAAGTAGCCCCGTTTGCACCTATTAACGGATTATCTACATCACAGGCAATCATGAATGTGCTCTCAGAGATTCGTGAATCAAAACTAGACAAATCGATTTTCTCGAGTTCCTTAAATTGAAATACATCGTTTAAAATTTCCTTACCATTTTTCGCAATAAACTTCATTCCAAGTGCCCTTAGCATCCCTTGGCCACCGTCATTTGTAGCGCTTCCCCCGATACCGATAATAAAGTGACGGTAACCTGAATCCATTGCATGCTGTATTAATTGACCCGTTCCATATGTTGTCGCAAAACGGGGATTTTTTTCTTCTTCATTAATAAGAGTTAACCCTGAAGCTTGGGCCATCTCTATTACACAAGTTTTTCCGTCACCGAGTACTCCATATTTAGCTTCAATCAATTTTCCTAATGGATTTTGAACAGATGCTGTCAAATACTTACCTTTTGTTGCTTTGACTAGTGCATCAAGTGTTCCTTCACCGCCATCGGCAATCGGTAAACAAATTGTTTCAATCTTATTGTCCACCTTTTTAATTGCTTCCTTTATAACTGATGTAACCTCTCCGGAAGTCAATGATCCTTTAAAGGAATCCGGGCTTATAATAATCTTCATATGATTCCTCCCTCACGTGAATAAAGCGCTTACAAAGATTATAGTGTTAAAATTCTGAATTTAATTTATACTTGGTGTATAATTTTTTTTATAAATATTATTTTATTTTTGTACGAGGTGTATAAATTGTTAACATTAAGGATGGCAAACGAAATTGTAGAACAAACAATGTTACGGTTAAAGCGTAATGTAAATGTAATGAACATTGACGGTGTTATATTAGCTTCCGGTGATAAGGAGCGGGTGGAAATGTTTCATGAAGGTGCAAAATATGTGGCGGAAACAAAAAAACACTCATAATATCAGATGACAATATACATGAATTTCCCCAAACAAAGCATGGGATTAATTTACCGATCTTTTTTCAGGAAGAAATCGTTTGTATTATTGGAATTACCGGTGTGGTCGATGAGGAGCTGCTAAATATTTCTTCATTAGTTCAATTAACAGCAGAAGTATTAGTACATCAGGCTCTTATTGAATCTAAAAGTGAATGGCAGCGGAAAATGAGTGTTCATATTTTTGAAGAACTAATAAGTGGCACATCTATAAATCGTGTTATAAAAGAACGGATAAATAAACTGGCCATTCCCTTTCTTGCTCCATATTGCATCATATTATTAAAGGCAGAACAAAAGACTGGTTCCCACCGGACACTTATTCAATATATCGAGGACTTCTTTTATAACAAACCCGTCATTTTTGGACATTTTCAGTTGGACGAATATTTTATTTTAACGACAGAAATGGATCTGCCTACTCTAACTAAATTAGTGGAAGCTTTTAATACATATATAAAAAGCAAATTCAGTATAAAAATTGCTGTAGGTGAACATGTTGAAAATCTTGAACGGTTACCGCATTCCTATAAAACAGCGCAGTTAGCCTTAAAACATCATCATACCGTCTCGAAAGTAATCTACCATCAGGAAGTTGAAGTATTCACCTTATTTAATCCAGAGGTAGCCCATCACTACAGTATAAAAACATTGAACCAACTGGATGATAAATTAATTGCTACATTGCAATGCTTTTTTAATAATAATAAGTCAGCTTCAGCGACTGCCGACGAATTGGAAATACACCGACATACGTTAGCTTACCGGCTTTCTCAAATTAGAGAGCATACCCATTTAAATCCTACTGAGTTTCATGATGCATTAAAACTGCAAATCGCACTATGGCATCGTGAAGGTCAAAACTAAACCTATAAAAAAATGCCATTTCGATAAAAAGAAATGGCATTTTTCCGTATCTTTTCTACCTAAAAAACAGGTGATTTGGCTTGCTTTTTACTTTCCTTGGCAAGTTGCCTTTTTTGGAATGATGCATTAAGCAAGCCGCCTAATATGATGATCATTCCTGTGAAATATAGCCAAAGCATTAAAATAATGACCCCACCAATACTTCCGTATGTCGAACTGTAATTTCCGAAATTGTTAATATAAAATGAGAATCCGTAAGTTAATACAAGCCAGCCCAAAGTCGCAAACACAGCTCCTGGAATAACACTAAACATCGTTAATCGCGGATCGGTATTCGGAACGATCCAATACATGACTGATATTACGATAAAAATAAGTGCCGGTGGTGTAATCCAGCGAATGAAATTCCAAATACTCGCAAATGATTCCTCTACACCTAAATAGCCGAAAACGATATTACCGATCTGCTGACCAAAAACCGGGAATAACAGGGCTATTAAAATAACTGCTACTAACGCAATCGTAAAAACAAGTGACCATAAACGGTTTAAAAAACCTGCTCTACCTTCTACATCATAGGCACGGTTTAATGCTTTCATCAGTGCATCTACACCTCTTGAGGCAGACCAGAGCGTACCAATAATACCGATTGAAAGCAAACCACCGTTTTGATTGTTCAAAACATCAGTTAGTGTAGTTTCAATCAGTCCATATACTTCTTCAGGCATAACATCACTTAAAAAATCGAATATTTGCCCTTGTTCCAAATTTAAATACGGTAAAAGCGTTACCATAAAAATAAGCATAGGGAAAAATGATAACAGGAAAAAATAGGCCAACTGTGCTCCCATGCCTGACATGTCCACATTTTTAATTCGATAAATTAAGTCTTGGATGAACCCTTTCGTAGTTAATATATTTATTTGGCTGCGCTCCGGTGAAAAATATGATTTAACAAGAGAAATCTTTTCTTTTAGTTCTTCCTTTTCTTCCATGCTGCCACCACCTGTTCACATTATGTTGATTCAGTGGATATCATGGACATCCGGTTACCCGATTTGATCATCCTTTTTCGAGAAAGCCTGAATCGTTTCTGAAACCATACTTTGAATTGTAGCAGGTAACTCCTTAATATCATTTTGATTTTGCATAATTGATTGGACACCATTATTTACTGTCCCATACAAAGATTGCGCTTGTTCCATTTTTGTTTCTACCAATCCTATTAATTCATCCCGATTTTCAGCATAGTATGCTACTGTATCTTTTGCTTTCTTTGCTGTTTCAACAGTATGATCTCGAGTTTGTTTATCCATCATACTAATTGCTGCACCAGTTACTGCTCCAATTGCTATAAAAGGCAATAGTTTACTTTTCATTATTTTTTCTCCTCCTATATATGCTTTCGTATTCCCTTAATAATTTTTCATAAAACTTATCTATTTGTATTTTAACGAATGTTCGATATTATTAAAAGTATTCAGTAAACTTTAACCTGTTGACAAGATGATGGTTGCATGAAATGATATTTTTGTAAACATTGAAAGGTAGGGCACACAAATTATGGACTTATCAAATCCGTCGCAGCAAAATGTCATCTATATGATCGAGCAAATTAAAGAAAAACTTCGTATGGTAAATGTTGATGCTATGCAGTCTTCTGCATTTGATGAAGAAAAATACGAAGACCTGCAATATTTATATGAAATGGTTATGAAACGCGATTCATTTAGCCCAAGTGAAATGAATGCCATCGTAGCTGAACTAGGCGCCCTTCGTAAATAATATCAAATGTGTAATGTGAAAAAGAAGCTCATCGATTAATTCGACAAGCTTCTTTTTTTATTCCCTATTCCCCAGGAAATATTAATTATTTATTTAATTCGACAGCGATTTTTGCACCTACACGGGCATTATGTTTAACAAGGGCAATATTGGCATCCAGTGATTTACCTTCTGTCAGCTCTTTCACTTTACCTAATAAGAATGGCGTTACATTTTTGCCTGCGATGCCTTGTTCTTTCGCTTCATTTAATGCATTGTCAATAATTCCGTCAATAACACTTGATTCCATAGCGTCTTCTACTGGGATCGGATTAGCGATTAATGCACCGCCACGTAAACCTAAATCCCACTTAGCACGTAGAATTGCAGCAGTTTCTTCTGCAGAATCAACGCGGATATTTACATCGAATTCACTTTCACGTGCATAGAATGCAGGCAATTTATCTGTTCCGTAACCAATTACCGGTACACCTTTAGTTTCAAGGTATTCCAATGTTAAGCCGATGTCTAAAATTGATTTGGCACCTGCACATACTACAGCCACATTTGTCATTGCCAGCTCTTCCAAGTCTGCAGAAATATCCATTGTAGTTTCAGCGCCACGGTGAACCCCACCAATACCGCCTGTTACGAATAATTCGATACCAGCAAGCTCAGCACAGATCATTGTTGCCGCTACAGTAGTTGCACCGATTTTCTTTGTTGCAAGTAAATAGCCAATATCACGACGGCTTGTTTTTGCTACACCTTGAGCATTACCGAACATTTCTAATTCTTCATCAGATAAACCGATTTTAATTTTCCCATCGATTAATGCGATTGTTGCCGGAACCGCACCGCCATCACGAATAATTTGTTCCACTTCACGAGCTGTTTGTACATTTTGAGGATATGGCATACCGTGTGAAATAATTGTTGATTCCAACGCTACGATTGGTAAGCCTTTCTCTTTAGCTTCTAATACCTCTTGTGAATATGATAAATATTGTTTCATTATAAATTCCTCCATTCAAGTAAGTTATCTTTTGTTAAATCTTCACGTACTGTTTTATCCGATTGTAATGTTTTCGATGCATTTACCAACCCGAGCTGGATTGCTTCTTCAAGCTCTTCATCGTTTAATACACCATGTAAAAATGCACTGACAAAAGCATCTCCGGCACCTGTAACATCTACTATATTTCTAGTTGCAATGGCTTTGTAGTGTACTATATTACCTTCGTTCCCCACCATTACTCCATGTTCGCCAAGAGTGAGCACAACATGCTCCGCTCCTTTTTGCAACAACATGTTAACAGCCTTTTCATATTGGCTATATGTTTCCAGCTTCACATTTAAATAGCTTTCCGCTTCATCTCGATTACAAATAAAGTAACGGATACCGTGCAGATCATGCGACATATTTTTCATCTTAGGTGAAGAAACAGGGATAACCGCCAATGCGATATTACGCTCTATTGCGAAATTCCTAATATATTCTACTGTTTCTAATGGGCTGTTTAAGTCAATGACAATACAGCTGGCATTTTGTAATATTGCTTCGTGCTTTTTTAAAACACTCGGCAACAACTGATCATAAATCGCCATATTTGCCATCGATATTACCAGTTCGCCCATATTATCAAGTACTGCTGTATAAGAACCTGTATTATAATCGTTTAATTTCTCTACTAAATCCACATTCATCATACTCTTACAATTTTGTTCAATAAATGCACTATCATGATCTTCACCCATTACAGTAATTAAGGAAACACGGTTGCCTAACCGCCCTAAGTTTTCAGCGATATTGCGGGCAACACCGCCTACCGTTTCTGTAACAGAAGCAGGATTGGAAGTCCCTAATTGGACATTTTGCTCAATAGTGAATTTACGATCGATATTGGCACCACCAATTGCAATGATTTGATTTTTCTCTGGCAAAACATACGCACGTCCTAAAATTTCCCCTCTTTTTATAAGCGATGAAATCATATTAGCAAGCGCTGGTCTGGACATTCCCAGTTGTTCTGCCATTTCCTGTTGTGATAAGTAGGGATTCTTCTTTATTAATTGGAAAATCAATTTTTCCTTTTCATTCAACTTTATCACCTCTAATCAAACATTTGTTTATAATTATAAACTTTTGTTTACTAAATGTCAAATTAATATTAAATTTTTCGTCTTGCGTAGTATGGAAGTACTTTCTTCTTTTATGAGCTGTGACATAATAAAAAAGCTGTTCAGAAGGTTTCCCTTCCAAACAGCTTTCTTGCTATTCTACTATTACATCGCCATTTTCTGCTATACGTGGCTGTACGAGCACTTCAACACGGCGGTTTTTGGCTCTGCCTTCTTGAGTATCATTCGTAGCTATCGGCTGGAATTCTCCGAAACCTTTTACACTGAAGTATTTGGAATCAAGTTGTTCATTTCCCGAAACGATTTCTTTCATGAAGTTTACTGCACGCATTACAGACAGATCCCAGTTGGAATCAAATTCAGGTGTCTTAATCGGTACATTATCTGTATGACCAGTGATGACAATATTACGCGGTGGATCAAACATTAATAATTGAGCAAGCTCGTCAGCAATTGTTGCATATTCCGCTTTCACATCTGCTCGTCCCATATCGAATAAAATACTGTCCCGAATGGTAATTAATAATCCCTCTTCTGTCATTTTCGTTTCAAACTGGTCTTCCAGCTCATTAATCGCAATAAACTCGTCCACACGGTTTTGCGTTTCATGTAGGCGTTGCTGATCTTCCATATATTTAGAGATACCTGTTGGTGTAGAGTTATCCGGTGTTTGTATGATAGATGAGTTGTCCATTACACCTGTGCCACCGGTAAAAATATTATTAAATACTGCAGACATTTGCTCCAATTTTTTCTCATCCACTGAGCTTGATGCAAATAGTACAATAAATAATGCTAATAATAACGTTAATATATCTGCATAAGGTACTAACCAGGACTCGTCAATATGCTCCTCATGCTTTTTATGTCTTTTACGCTTCTTTGCCAAGGCCACCCGCCCCGCTTTCGGTAATTTGCTTACGTTCTTCCATCGTTAAGTATGAAGCCAGCTTCTGCTCGATTACACGAGGCGCTTCACCTTCAAGTACGGATAAAATCCCTTCAATCATCATTAGCTTTTGCTTAACTTCTACAGCAGATTTGCGTTTTAGCTTGTTGGCAAATGGATGCCATAAAACGTAACCAGTGAAGATACCCAATAACGTTGCAACAAAGGCCGCTGAGATGGCATGTCCTAATTTATCAATATCGGTCATGTCCTTTAATGCGGCAATAAGACCTACTACAGCACCTAATACCCCAAGTGTCGGTGCATATGTACCTGCTTGCGAGAAAATGCCTGCACCACTTGCATGGCGATCTTCCAGCGCTTCAACTTCCTCTGTTAATACATCGCGAATATAGTCTGCGTTTTGACCATCAATCGCTAATGTTAAACCATTTTTTAAAAACGGATCTTCAATTTCGGCTGCTTTGCTTTCTAATGCCAATAGTCCTTCACGACGAGCCAAATCTGCCCATTGTGAAAACATTTTAATCAAGTCGATATCACTTGCGAGTTTTGTTTCTGAAAATAAAATTTTAAAAAGCTTTGGAACCCTTTTTAGTTCCTTCATCGGGAAAGCGATTGTAACTGCAGCAATCGTACCGAAAATAATAATTAAAATCGCAGCAGGGTTTATTAACACTTCCGGTGTAACGCCTTTTAAGAACATCCCGACTAACAGGGCGATAAAGGCGATGATAACCCCAACAACTGATGATATATCCATATATAGTACCTCCAAATTACGATGTCTTTTCTTTATTTCGGTATATTTAAATTTTTATTAACTTCCTTTACACTAGTTATAAGAAGATTTTTTTGTTTTTGACACATTATTGTTCTTTTCTAAGCTTGAATATGACTATTAATGCGTTGGGAATTAACTAATTTTTAAGATAATTATTGGAGGAATGAATCAATGAATTCTATGTTCGAAGCAAATTTGACGAAATACGCAGAACTGGCAGTAAAAATCGGGGTTAATATTCAACCAAATCAATATTTGTATATTGCAGCTTCTATCGAATCGGCACCTTTTGTACAAGTAGTGACAAAAATCGCTTATGAAGTTGGCGCTAAACAAGTTTTTGTAGATTATACAGATGATCAAATTACACGTACTCGTTATGAGTTGGCATCTGAAGATTCTTTCGATTTCTTCCCGCCATGGAAAGTACAGGAGCGTGAATGGCTTGCTGAAGAAGGAGCGGCATTTATGAGCATCGTATCTCAAAGTCCGGATTTACTGTCGGGGATTGATTCAAAACGAATTGCAGCATTCCAGAAGGCTTCAGGCACTGCATTAAACAAGTACCGTCAATATGTTCAGTCGGATAAAATTAGCTGGACTGTTATTGCAGCTCCATCAAAACAATGGGCTCGCAAAGTATTCCCGGATTTACCGGAAGAAAAGCAGGTAGATGCATTATGGGATGCCATCTTTAAAGCGACACGTGCGGATTTGGATAACCCGGTAGAAGCTTGGGCACAGCATAATGACAACTTGCATGAAAAAGTTGATTACTTAAACAATAAAAATTATGCGAAATTGCATTATACAGCACCTGGGACGGACTTGACGATCGAGCTTCCTAAAGGACATTTATGGTGTGGAGCAGGCAGCGTCAATGAAAAAGGCGAAGAGTTCATGGCAAATATGCCGACTGAAGAAGTTTTCACAGTACCGCATAAAGATGGTGTAAACGGGTATGTATCTAGTACAAAACCATTAAGCTATGGCGGTAATATTATCGATAACTTCACACTCACATTTGAAAATGGGCGCATTGTTAAAGTAGAGGCCGAGCAAGGTGAAGAAGTGTTAAAAAATCTAGTTGCTACAGATGAGGGCTCACATTATTTAGGGGAAGTGGCACTTGTTCCATTCCATTCTCCAATTTCACAGTCGAATATTTTATTTTACAATACATTATTCGATGAAAATGCATCAAACCATTTGGCAATCGGCAGCGCCTATGCATTTTGTATCGAAGGCGGAAAGTCAATGTCTCGTGATGAGTTAAAAGCTAACGGTTTAAACGAAAGTATTACACATGTCGACTTCATGATCGGCTCTGAACAGATGAATATTGACGGAATTACAGCAGATGGACAAGCTGAAGCCGTTTTCCGTAATGGGAATTGGGCATTTTAACAGCTGTATTGCATCCTTCTTTTACAGATAAATAAAATTTCAAGATGTCGCCATATTTACATTTTTTTCTACATTAACTAACTAAATTACCCTACAATGTTCCAATTTATTAGGTTATAATTGGTTAATGATTGTTATCACTAAAATAGAGAGGAGTTTTTATAATGTTTGATCACCATTATCCGTTCTTATCTGACTTTTATACGATAGTGTTAGGATTTACGGTAATACTTCTTGTATTCTTATTTATGTTTATTATGTACTTACGTATTGGTTTACAATCACACGACTCTGTTATAGTAGATTCAAAGGCAAACGCATTTGCGCCAAACGAAAAATCATTGGATGGCCACCATCATCATTAAAGTTTTTTACAACCACTCATAGGGTGGTTGTTTTTTGTGGGTAGCGGATTTTTGCTATACTTCTCTCTATTTAGTAGAAATTTAACTTTATTAATGCGCATTTGTTTGAATTATCTAAAAAATATTTTAAAATATAATAGAATCGAAAGGGGTTTGAAAAACAAATGTCTGCATTACAAACAATTTTAGAGTTTAACGGAAAATTCGTAGATGAAAAACAATATGAGCAGTATGCTACAACAAAATATCCTGATAAAAAAATTG
This Solibacillus isronensis DNA region includes the following protein-coding sequences:
- a CDS encoding GntP family permease, which translates into the protein MLFLIILIGVLFIVFATAKLKLHPFLALLISSFFVGIAAGMPLLTVVESINIGFGGLMTSIGIVIVAGTIIGIILEKSGAAYRMAEVVLRVIGPKRPQLAMSIIGYIVSIPVFCDSGYIILTSLKKALAKRAGVTIASMAVALATGLYATHVLVPPTPGPIAAAGNIGATDYLGTIILMGLIVAIPATIVGYIWATKVASKIRVEADDEPALDYDEIIKSFGKMPSTFKSFLPIVLPIVLIGAGSVAALVGDPEAGVNTFFRFLGSPTVALILGVFAAFLLLPELSEETLSNWIGEALKEAAPILLITGAGGAFGTVIKNTGVGDKLQEMDLGVLATGALFLLIPFLIAAALKTAQGSSTAAIVITSSLIAPMLPTLGIEGAVPLALVVMAIGAGAMTVSHVNDSFFWVITQYSGMKVTDAYKAQTMATLLMGLTTIIVTMALWFVLV
- a CDS encoding aminopeptidase, with protein sequence MNSMFEANLTKYAELAVKIGVNIQPNQYLYIAASIESAPFVQVVTKIAYEVGAKQVFVDYTDDQITRTRYELASEDSFDFFPPWKVQEREWLAEEGAAFMSIVSQSPDLLSGIDSKRIAAFQKASGTALNKYRQYVQSDKISWTVIAAPSKQWARKVFPDLPEEKQVDALWDAIFKATRADLDNPVEAWAQHNDNLHEKVDYLNNKNYAKLHYTAPGTDLTIELPKGHLWCGAGSVNEKGEEFMANMPTEEVFTVPHKDGVNGYVSSTKPLSYGGNIIDNFTLTFENGRIVKVEAEQGEEVLKNLVATDEGSHYLGEVALVPFHSPISQSNILFYNTLFDENASNHLAIGSAYAFCIEGGKSMSRDELKANGLNESITHVDFMIGSEQMNIDGITADGQAEAVFRNGNWAF
- a CDS encoding YihY/virulence factor BrkB family protein yields the protein MEEKEELKEKISLVKSYFSPERSQINILTTKGFIQDLIYRIKNVDMSGMGAQLAYFFLLSFFPMLIFMVTLLPYLNLEQGQIFDFLSDVMPEEVYGLIETTLTDVLNNQNGGLLSIGIIGTLWSASRGVDALMKALNRAYDVEGRAGFLNRLWSLVFTIALVAVILIALLFPVFGQQIGNIVFGYLGVEESFASIWNFIRWITPPALIFIVISVMYWIVPNTDPRLTMFSVIPGAVFATLGWLVLTYGFSFYINNFGNYSSTYGSIGGVIILMLWLYFTGMIIILGGLLNASFQKRQLAKESKKQAKSPVF
- a CDS encoding pseudouridine-5'-phosphate glycosidase; its protein translation is MKQYLSYSQEVLEAKEKGLPIVALESTIISHGMPYPQNVQTAREVEQIIRDGGAVPATIALIDGKIKIGLSDEELEMFGNAQGVAKTSRRDIGYLLATKKIGATTVAATMICAELAGIELFVTGGIGGVHRGAETTMDISADLEELAMTNVAVVCAGAKSILDIGLTLEYLETKGVPVIGYGTDKLPAFYARESEFDVNIRVDSAEETAAILRAKWDLGLRGGALIANPIPVEDAMESSVIDGIIDNALNEAKEQGIAGKNVTPFLLGKVKELTEGKSLDANIALVKHNARVGAKIAVELNK
- a CDS encoding PucR family transcriptional regulator; its protein translation is MSVHIFEELISGTSINRVIKERINKLAIPFLAPYCIILLKAEQKTGSHRTLIQYIEDFFYNKPVIFGHFQLDEYFILTTEMDLPTLTKLVEAFNTYIKSKFSIKIAVGEHVENLERLPHSYKTAQLALKHHHTVSKVIYHQEVEVFTLFNPEVAHHYSIKTLNQLDDKLIATLQCFFNNNKSASATADELEIHRHTLAYRLSQIREHTHLNPTEFHDALKLQIALWHREGQN
- the motB gene encoding flagellar motor protein MotB gives rise to the protein MAKKRKRHKKHEEHIDESWLVPYADILTLLLALFIVLFASSSVDEKKLEQMSAVFNNIFTGGTGVMDNSSIIQTPDNSTPTGISKYMEDQQRLHETQNRVDEFIAINELEDQFETKMTEEGLLITIRDSILFDMGRADVKAEYATIADELAQLLMFDPPRNIVITGHTDNVPIKTPEFDSNWDLSVMRAVNFMKEIVSGNEQLDSKYFSVKGFGEFQPIATNDTQEGRAKNRRVEVLVQPRIAENGDVIVE
- a CDS encoding DUF1128 domain-containing protein gives rise to the protein MDLSNPSQQNVIYMIEQIKEKLRMVNVDAMQSSAFDEEKYEDLQYLYEMVMKRDSFSPSEMNAIVAELGALRK
- a CDS encoding glycerate kinase, with amino-acid sequence MKIIISPDSFKGSLTSGEVTSVIKEAIKKVDNKIETICLPIADGGEGTLDALVKATKGKYLTASVQNPLGKLIEAKYGVLGDGKTCVIEMAQASGLTLINEEEKNPRFATTYGTGQLIQHAMDSGYRHFIIGIGGSATNDGGQGMLRALGMKFIAKNGKEILNDVFQFKELEKIDLSSFDSRISESTFMIACDVDNPLIGANGATSVFGPQKGVNQHDINIFDQNLKHYISIIESQQNVKVRHCAGAGAAGGIGSAFMAFFPHQFKPGVDIVLEAVQFSNHLEHADFVITGEGKSDEQTLSGKAPIGVAKLAKEQGVPTILLSGMIENSHMLKTYFHQVESIVSEEISVEQSLNNPSFYLDQKVMDLIKRLI
- the motA gene encoding flagellar motor stator protein MotA, producing MDISSVVGVIIAFIALLVGMFLKGVTPEVLINPAAILIIIFGTIAAVTIAFPMKELKRVPKLFKILFSETKLASDIDLIKMFSQWADLARREGLLALESKAAEIEDPFLKNGLTLAIDGQNADYIRDVLTEEVEALEDRHASGAGIFSQAGTYAPTLGVLGAVVGLIAALKDMTDIDKLGHAISAAFVATLLGIFTGYVLWHPFANKLKRKSAVEVKQKLMMIEGILSVLEGEAPRVIEQKLASYLTMEERKQITESGAGGLGKEA
- a CDS encoding YtxH domain-containing protein, whose product is MKSKLLPFIAIGAVTGAAISMMDKQTRDHTVETAKKAKDTVAYYAENRDELIGLVETKMEQAQSLYGTVNNGVQSIMQNQNDIKELPATIQSMVSETIQAFSKKDDQIG
- a CDS encoding carbohydrate kinase, which encodes MNEKEKLIFQLIKKNPYLSQQEMAEQLGMSRPALANMISSLIKRGEILGRAYVLPEKNQIIAIGGANIDRKFTIEQNVQLGTSNPASVTETVGGVARNIAENLGRLGNRVSLITVMGEDHDSAFIEQNCKSMMNVDLVEKLNDYNTGSYTAVLDNMGELVISMANMAIYDQLLPSVLKKHEAILQNASCIVIDLNSPLETVEYIRNFAIERNIALAVIPVSSPKMKNMSHDLHGIRYFICNRDEAESYLNVKLETYSQYEKAVNMLLQKGAEHVVLTLGEHGVMVGNEGNIVHYKAIATRNIVDVTGAGDAFVSAFLHGVLNDEELEEAIQLGLVNASKTLQSDKTVREDLTKDNLLEWRNL